The Saliniradius amylolyticus DNA segment CTAAGCGCCCAATTAAGGGCATGGATGCAGTGGTCGTGGGCGCGTCCAACATCGTCGGACGCCCAATGTCGTTAGAGTTATTGCTCGCAGGCTGCACCACCACGGTCTGTCACAAGTTTACCCAGGACCTGAAATCCCATGTTCAGCGGGCTGACCTGCTGGTAGTCGCTGTTGGCAAACCGGGCTTTATACCCGGTGAATGGATCAAGCCCAACGCCATAGTGGTTGATGTGGGCATTAACCGCCTGGATGACGGTTCTCTGGCCGGGGACGTTGAGTTTGAACCAGCAGCCGAACGAGCGGGCTGGATTACCCCTGTCCCCGGTGGTGTCGGCCCTATGACGGTCGCCAGCCTGATCGAAAATACCCTGGAGTCCTACGTAAAATTCCATTCAGGCTCTAATCAGTGACCGATAACGACGCGATCGGTGCCGTTAAGCACTGGGTCGAACAAGTGGTCGTGGGGCAGAACTTCTGCCCCTTTGCCCGCCCAGAGGTCCAAAAGCAACGGATTTGCTATACGCTCTCCAGCACCTGCAGCACAACCTCTGCCATCGATAGTTTATTAGACGAATGTGAACGTCTGGATAGCCACGCTGACACCAGCACTACCTTACTTATCTTTGATGTCGGCTTTGCGGATTTCGATGATTTTCTGCATTTGATTAATGAAGGCGAACAAGCACTTATCAGGGCTGGATATGAGGGCACCTATCAGTTGGCCCATTTCCACCCCCAATACTGCTTCGATGGTCTGGAAGAACAGGATGCGGCAAACTACACCAACCGTGCGCCTTATCCGGTGTTACATATACTCAGAGAAGCTCAGCTCAGTGAAGCGCTGGCGAATTACAACCAGCCCGACAACATTCCCAAGCGCAACATAAAAAAAGCCCGCCAGTTACAGGCGAGCTTCTTCGAAAAGTGCCTGGCCGACTGTCATCGTCAGGCTAAATGTTAAGCCTTTAGCCCGGAGCCTCGCCCTCCTCCATTGGCGTTGATGGCTCATCCTCGGGGGCGTCTTGCTTAGGTAGCGGCTTTAAGAAGTCCTCTTTCAGCTTGTTCAGTTGCCGCGCAGTAAAGCCGGATATGGCATAAACCCGGTCCTGCCAGACACCGTCTAGCTGTTCAGACTCAAGCTGCAAAAAATACTGCTCCTGGCTCTGAAATAACTTCAGCGTCAGGCTGGTGTCGTCAAACAAGCTCACATTGAGAGTTGTCTGCAGTTCCCCGAGAGTTCTGTCAAAAGAGGCCTGCGTCCACTGCTGCTCGAAATTAAGCTGGGTCAGGTTCTGAGGCAGACTGTTTAATACCGAGGCATATTTCAACTCCCGTCCCTCTGGCAATTCTGTTAGCAAGAATTCCCCTTGCTCAGGATTGGCCTTATAGATCTTCCAACCACTATCGCCGGGCCGCTCAACGGCACGGACCTGCTGTACGTTCAGAGACAGAATCGGTTGTTGCAGCCACTCCTGGGCCATCGCTGGTAGCTCAATGGCCCGATCAACAAGCCAACTTTGGGACTGCCCGACCAGGCGCACATATTGCCCATACCCCGAGGCAGGCTGATTGCCCACCAGCAATTGCCACTGTTGCTCGCCTGCGCTTAAGGTCAGGCGCCTTGCCATGCTGTCCTGTTGCTCAATAGACTTCAGCCCCAGCCGGTGATAAGCCGACTCGCGGCGTGTCTTGGCTTGCACCTGAGTGGCCTGTATCAGTTGTGTCAGTAATTCAGAAAGCTTGCCGGCATTTGCCGGATAGTCACCGTGGCTGGTCATCAGCCACTGTTGTCCCTGACGCTTTACCCGAATACTGTCTCCCTGAGCCCGCTCCAACGTAATCGACTGCACCTTATCGGCATGCTGCTTCAAGCCAGGTAGCAATAATTCTCCGGACTGAGACTGCGTTGATGAACCACTATCCAGAGACAGGCCAATCACCGCCGCAAAAGCCGCGATCAGGGCCAGAATCACAATATGGCGATTCATGACAACACCTCCTTGGCGTTTCTTCGTGTCAGGCGCGCAACACCTGCCAGTATCAACACCAAGCATAAGGGCGCCAGTGCAATATTGATAAACTTAAGCCAACTGCCCAGCTGCTCAATGTCTTTGTCCAGCTTGTGGCGAACTTCCCTGAGTTGCTGACGTATCTCAATGCGCTGCTCGGTAAACTCATCCAGTGTCTGCTGTTGCTCTGGGTTAAGCACCAAAGCCCCTGTCTCGCTCTGCTGTCCCTGAAGTTGAGCCAGCTTCTGCTCGGTCTCCTGCAGTTGCTGTTGCAGACGCTGCTCCTGCTGCCTGAAAGTCTGCTCCGCTCGGGCCGTTAATTCTTCGACTACCGTAAAAGGTCGCGAATAGGTGCCGCGGCTGCGAATACTGATCAATGCATCGCTGCCGCCGAGATTTTCAACGGCGTTGACCAGCAGATCACCATTATTGGCAAAGGGCGTGACTATGCTCTGGCCGAAAAACTGACTCTTGCTGACCCAAAAGCGGTCGTTTAGCAGATCACTGTCGGCAACCAGAATCACATTCAGCGAGTCGGTTTCATCCAGCGGCCTGTCAACGTCCATCCCTTCGGGCGCCTTGTCGAACGCACTGTGCGCCTTGCCCGAAATACGCGCAGCCAGGGTTTTCACCTCGGAGTCAGGACTAAAAGCGCGTCCAAGCTTCACCACATCACGGGTGGTAGCGTACTCAGAGGCGGCCAGCAGCGACGCATTGTCGGTACTCAATAACAAAGGCTCCCATTGGGATTGGGCCTGCTCCAATTGTGTCAGTGCGCCAAAAGAGGCACCATTGACCAGCTCCAGGCTCTGGGTAATTACATCCTCATCACTGATCTCGGCCTCACCCAGCCCCAGATACCCTAAATGACGTTGTGAGCCTGTCGCAGTGCGGATTTCCAGTCCTGCGGTACCGTCCAACACCACCTCATCGCTCAGGCTGACACCCCAGCTTTGCAGTAAGGGGCCAAACTCCGATGGATTAGCGCCACCCATGGCAGCCATGGGGTCGGATTCATGGTGAGGATCCACAAATGCCAGCACCCGACCTCCGGCCAACGCATATTGGTCGATGCTAAACATCAAACTGTCGCTGAATCCCTGTGGGTGCAACACCACCAGTACATCGGTTTGCTCGGGGATGCTCTTGGCGTCAGCGCCGATCACCGTCAAATTATACAACTGTTGTAGTTGCTCGAACGCGGTCCAGGCTGGCTGGCGCTGCCCTGTCATGGGGTTTTGTCCGCCATTAATAGCCACATCGGTTAGCAGGGTCACCTGCACCGGCTCAGGGTCGCTCAGCTGATAGATCAGCTTAGTCAGCTGATACTCCAATAGCTCTTCCTGCTGGGGATCAAAAAATGGGATCTGAGCCTCATCATCCAGCGTATTGCGAGCGCCTAAACCGAAGTACACCGCCTCGCCCGCAGGACCGATGGAGGCCGCGGTCAGGCCGAAACGGCTGGCTCGATCTTCGGCTTCAGAAAACGGCTCAGGATCGATTTTATGAAGGATAAGCTTACCTTCTGAAGCCGACACATATTCCTTCAAGAGACTTTCCACTCGGTTGGCATAATTGCGCAGTCCGGTCATCCCCTCAGAGGCCGAATCGGAAAAGAAATAGTATAGATGCACCGGTTCTTCCAGCTGTTCCAGTATCTCTACACTGCCCTGAGATAAGGAGTACACCTGATTTTCGGTCAGATCCAAACGGGTCTCATCCAATATCTGATTGTTAACCATCACCAGTGTAATCAGCACCAGTAGCAACAACAGTCCAACCGCGTAGGCTTTTAGATTCTTTATCATCCCTATTACCCCGCTTTATTCTGCTCAATGGCAATAAAGCTGCCGTAGAGCCATACCAAGGTCACGATAACGAAGTAACCCACATCATTTAACGCAATGACTCCCTTTGCCATCGCCTCGAAGTGGGTCAGAAAGCTGAAAGACGCCAGGGTATCCAGCAAAATGGTGGGTAACCAGCCAGTAAAGGCATCCAGTACAATATTGCTGCCACTTAGCACGAATAAGAAGCACACAACAATCGCGAGGATAAAGGCCACGACCTGATTACGACTGAGTGCCGACATGCACAGACCAATGGCCAGAAAGGCACCGCTCATCAGCCAACTGCCCAGATAGGCAGCCAGGATCACACCATTATCCGGATTTCCCAGATAGTTGACTGTCAGCCACAAGGGGAATGTCAGCACCAATGCCAGTCCCAGCACCAGCCAGGCAGCAATAAATTTGGCCAGGACGGCCTGCCAGGTGGTGATAGGCAGGGTCATCAGCAGCTCAATGGTGCCGGACTTACGTTCTTCAGCCCAGGAGCGCATAGCAATGGCGGGCACGAGAAACAGGTACAGCCAGGGGTGAAAATTAAAAAACGGCATCAGATCCGCCTGCCCCCGCTCGTAGAAATTGCCGATATAGAACGTAAACACACCACTGAGCATCAAAAAAATCAAGATAAAGACATAGGCCACAGGCGTGGCAAAAAAGCTGGTTAACTCTCGTTTTACAATCGCTTGTAAATTATTCATCAGGCGGCCTCCCCGGCAGTCATCTGCCTAAATACATCATCCAACCGACCCTGCTCCTGATAGAGCAAATCCACCTTCAACTGATGGGCCTTGATGGCCTCGGTGACTCTGGGCATGAGTTCAATACCCGACTCGGCAAACAACGTGACGCGACCGGTGTGCTCATCGACCTCGGCATCTGCAACTCCATCTATAGATGTTAAGGGCTCAATGTT contains these protein-coding regions:
- a CDS encoding DUF1415 domain-containing protein, with protein sequence MTDNDAIGAVKHWVEQVVVGQNFCPFARPEVQKQRICYTLSSTCSTTSAIDSLLDECERLDSHADTSTTLLIFDVGFADFDDFLHLINEGEQALIRAGYEGTYQLAHFHPQYCFDGLEEQDAANYTNRAPYPVLHILREAQLSEALANYNQPDNIPKRNIKKARQLQASFFEKCLADCHRQAKC
- a CDS encoding DUF4340 domain-containing protein is translated as MNRHIVILALIAAFAAVIGLSLDSGSSTQSQSGELLLPGLKQHADKVQSITLERAQGDSIRVKRQGQQWLMTSHGDYPANAGKLSELLTQLIQATQVQAKTRRESAYHRLGLKSIEQQDSMARRLTLSAGEQQWQLLVGNQPASGYGQYVRLVGQSQSWLVDRAIELPAMAQEWLQQPILSLNVQQVRAVERPGDSGWKIYKANPEQGEFLLTELPEGRELKYASVLNSLPQNLTQLNFEQQWTQASFDRTLGELQTTLNVSLFDDTSLTLKLFQSQEQYFLQLESEQLDGVWQDRVYAISGFTARQLNKLKEDFLKPLPKQDAPEDEPSTPMEEGEAPG
- a CDS encoding GldG family protein encodes the protein MIKNLKAYAVGLLLLLVLITLVMVNNQILDETRLDLTENQVYSLSQGSVEILEQLEEPVHLYYFFSDSASEGMTGLRNYANRVESLLKEYVSASEGKLILHKIDPEPFSEAEDRASRFGLTAASIGPAGEAVYFGLGARNTLDDEAQIPFFDPQQEELLEYQLTKLIYQLSDPEPVQVTLLTDVAINGGQNPMTGQRQPAWTAFEQLQQLYNLTVIGADAKSIPEQTDVLVVLHPQGFSDSLMFSIDQYALAGGRVLAFVDPHHESDPMAAMGGANPSEFGPLLQSWGVSLSDEVVLDGTAGLEIRTATGSQRHLGYLGLGEAEISDEDVITQSLELVNGASFGALTQLEQAQSQWEPLLLSTDNASLLAASEYATTRDVVKLGRAFSPDSEVKTLAARISGKAHSAFDKAPEGMDVDRPLDETDSLNVILVADSDLLNDRFWVSKSQFFGQSIVTPFANNGDLLVNAVENLGGSDALISIRSRGTYSRPFTVVEELTARAEQTFRQQEQRLQQQLQETEQKLAQLQGQQSETGALVLNPEQQQTLDEFTEQRIEIRQQLREVRHKLDKDIEQLGSWLKFINIALAPLCLVLILAGVARLTRRNAKEVLS
- a CDS encoding ABC transporter permease subunit, translated to MNNLQAIVKRELTSFFATPVAYVFILIFLMLSGVFTFYIGNFYERGQADLMPFFNFHPWLYLFLVPAIAMRSWAEERKSGTIELLMTLPITTWQAVLAKFIAAWLVLGLALVLTFPLWLTVNYLGNPDNGVILAAYLGSWLMSGAFLAIGLCMSALSRNQVVAFILAIVVCFLFVLSGSNIVLDAFTGWLPTILLDTLASFSFLTHFEAMAKGVIALNDVGYFVIVTLVWLYGSFIAIEQNKAG